A single region of the Raphanus sativus cultivar WK10039 unplaced genomic scaffold, ASM80110v3 Scaffold0234, whole genome shotgun sequence genome encodes:
- the LOC108829731 gene encoding single-stranded DNA-binding protein WHY3, chloroplastic-like isoform X2, producing MLKRPVCSCSWCSSVRLEQEIVTEIGNLVSLGPRESCEVFHDPDKGKGSDEGKVRKVLKVEPLPDGSGRFFNLSVQNKLLNVDEGVQTKVVCCSYLCFQLHLAAPYRLACIWVHVLLKTLSCI from the exons ATGTTGAAACGTCCAGTTTGCTCCTGCAGCTGGTGTTCGTCAGTACGATTGGAGCAGGAAATAG TTACAGAGATTGGTAATTTAGTTAGCCTTGGGCCGAGAGAGTCATGCGAGGTCTTCCATGATCCTGACAAGGGAAAAGG TAGTGATGAAGGTAAAGTGAGGAAAGTGCTGAAAGTTGAACCCCTTCCAGATGGTTCTGGCCGCTTCTTTAACCTGA GTGTTCAAAACAAGCTGTTGAATGTAGATGAAGGTGTTCAAACTAAAGTAGTTTGCTGTTCTTATCTCTGCTTTCAAC TTCATCTTGCCGCACCTTATAGACTGGCATGCATTTGGGTACATGTTTTGCTTAAAACATTGTCCTGTATATAG
- the LOC108829731 gene encoding single-stranded DNA-binding protein WHY3, chloroplastic-like isoform X1, which yields MLKRPVCSCSWCSSVRLEQEIVTEIGNLVSLGPRESCEVFHDPDKGKGSDEGKVRKVLKVEPLPDGSGRFFNLSVQNKLLNVDEGVQTKVVCCSYLCFQREPSLYLFVKKTFASILTLYIVSQFILPHLIDWHAFGYMFCLKHCPVYSLRLTELS from the exons ATGTTGAAACGTCCAGTTTGCTCCTGCAGCTGGTGTTCGTCAGTACGATTGGAGCAGGAAATAG TTACAGAGATTGGTAATTTAGTTAGCCTTGGGCCGAGAGAGTCATGCGAGGTCTTCCATGATCCTGACAAGGGAAAAGG TAGTGATGAAGGTAAAGTGAGGAAAGTGCTGAAAGTTGAACCCCTTCCAGATGGTTCTGGCCGCTTCTTTAACCTGA GTGTTCAAAACAAGCTGTTGAATGTAGATGAAGGTGTTCAAACTAAAGTAGTTTGCTGTTCTTATCTCTGCTTTCAACGTGAGCCCTCTCTTTATCTCTTTGTAAAGAAAACATTTGCCTCTATTTTAACCTTGTACATTGTGTCGCAGTTCATCTTGCCGCACCTTATAGACTGGCATGCATTTGGGTACATGTTTTGCTTAAAACATTGTCCTGTATATAGTTTAAGATTAACAGAGTTGAGTTGA